A single genomic interval of Vulpes vulpes isolate BD-2025 chromosome 3, VulVul3, whole genome shotgun sequence harbors:
- the CHRNA1 gene encoding acetylcholine receptor subunit alpha, with protein MEPWPLLLLLGLCSAGVVVGSEHETRLVAKLFEDYNSVVRPVEDHRQAVEVTVGLQLIQLINVDEVNQIVTTNVRLKQQWVDYNLKWNPEDYGGVKKIHIPSEKIWRPDLVLYNNADGDFAIVKFTKVLLDYTGHITWTPPAIFKSYCEIIVTHFPFDEQNCSMKLGTWTYDGSVVAINPESDQPDLSNFMESGEWVIKESRGWKHWVFYACCPSTPYLDITYHFVMQRLPLYFIVNVIIPCLLFSFLTGLVFYLPTDSGEKMTLSISVLLSLTVFLLVIVELIPSTSSAVPLIGKYMLFTMVFVIASIIITVIVINTHHRSPSTHVMPDWVRKVFIDTIPNIMFFSTMKRPSREKQDKKIFTEDIDISDISGKPGPPPMGFHSPLIKHPEVKSAIEGVKYIAETMKSEQESNNAAEEWKYVAMVMDHILLGVFMLVCIIGTLAVFAGRLIELNQQG; from the exons ATGGAGCCCTGGCCGCTTCTCCTGCTCCTTGGGCTCTGCTCAG CTGGCGTCGTCGTGGGCTCTGAACATGAGACCCGCCTGGTGGCAAAGCTATTTGAAGATTACAACAGTGTGGTTCGGCCAGTGGAAGACCACCGCCAGGCTGTGGAGGTCACCGTGGGCCTGCAGCTGATACAGCTCATCAACGTG GATGAAGTCAATCAGATTGTGACAACCAATGTGCGGCTGAAACAG CAATGGGTGGATTACAACCTAAAATGGAATCCAGAGGACTATGGTGGCgtgaaaaaaattcacattccCTCGGAAAAGATCTGGCGCCCAGACCTCGTTCTCTATAACAA TGCAGATGGTGACTTTGCCATTGTCAAGTTCACCAAAGTGCTCCTGGACTACACGGGCCACATCACATGGACACCTCCGGCCATCTTCAAAAGCTACTGTGAGATCATTGTCACCCACTTTCCCTTTGACGAACAGAACTGCAGCATGAAGCTGGGCACCTGGACCTATGACGGCTCGGTGGTGGCCATCAACCCG GAAAGCGACCAGCCCGACCTGAGCAACTTCATGGAAAGTGGAGAGTGGGTGATCAAGGAGTCCCGGGGCTggaagcactgggtgttttatgcctgctgcccctccaccccctaccTGGACATCACCTACCACTTCGTCATGCAGCGCCTGCCCCTCTACTTCATCGTCAACGTCATCATTCCCTGCCTGCTCTTCTCCTTCTTAACCGGCCTGGTGTTCTACCTCCCTACGGACTCAG GAGAGAAGATGACTCTAAGCATCTCTGTCCTGCTGTCTCTAACCGTGTTCCTCCTGGTCATCGTGGAGCTGATCCCTTCCACCTCCAGCGCCGTGCCCTTGATTGGGAAGTACATGCTGTTCACCATGGTGTTTGTCATCGCGTCCATCATCATCACCGTCATCGTCATCAACACACACCACCGCTCCCCCAGCACCCACGTCATGCCCGACTGGGTACGCAAG GTTTTTATCGACACTATCCCAAATATCATGTTCTTCTCCACAATGAAAAGACCATccagagaaaaacaagacaaaaagatttTTACGGAAGACATTGACATTTCCGACATTTCTGGGAAGCCAGGGCCTCCACCCATGGGTTTCCACTCTCCCCTGATCAAACACCCCGAGGTAAAAAGTGCCATTGAAGGAGTCAAATACATCGCAGAGACGATGAAGTCAGAGCAGGAGTCCAATAAT GCGGCTGAGGAATGGAAGTACGTTGCAATGGTGATGGACCACATCCTCCTTGGAGTCTTCATGCTCGTCTGTATCATTGGAACCCTGGCTGTGTTTGCAGGTCGGCTCATTGAATTAAATCAGCAAGGATGA